In Dermacentor silvarum isolate Dsil-2018 chromosome 2, BIME_Dsil_1.4, whole genome shotgun sequence, the following proteins share a genomic window:
- the LOC119440130 gene encoding cuticle protein 10.9 produces the protein MSSAALVLAQVLALSMVSRTLGGGQFGFGGVGGGFGGGLGGAFGGPAYTGTFARQEQYYPPQPYSFGYDNVDQYGTKSYQKEQGDASNTKTGMYGYSDANGIFRQVKYIADAGGFRAKIDTNEPGTAPGASADAVYNANPLPAGPQYRIIGGSSPYSSRYTSASSSGPWSG, from the exons atgtcttctgcagcccttgtcCTCGCTCAG GTGCTCGCGCTTTCCATGGTCTCGAGGACTCTCGGCGGCGGTCAGTTCGGGTTTGGAGGAGTTGGTGGCGGATTTGGTGGTGGACTTGGTGGCGCCTTTGGTGGCCCTGCCTACACCGGCACATTCGCACGGCAAGAACAGTATTAC CCACCGCAACCGTACAGCTTCGGCTACGACAACGTTGACCAgtacggcaccaagtcctaccaGAAAGAACAGGGTGACGCCTCCAACACCAAGACGGGCATGTACGGCTATTCGGACGCCAACGGCATCTTCCGCCAGGTGAAGTACATCGCTGATGCTGGCGGATTCCGCGCAAAGATTGACACCAACGAGCCGGGAACCGCCCCTGGAGCCAGTGCCGACGCGGTCTACAATGCCAACCCTCTCCCCGCTGGCCCGCAGTACCGCATCATTGGTGGCTCCTCTCCCTACTCCTCTCGCTACACGAGCGCCTCCTCTTCTGGCCCTTGGTCTGGATAG